The following proteins come from a genomic window of Pyxidicoccus sp. MSG2:
- a CDS encoding metallophosphoesterase family protein codes for MPESLLVAALGDIHGRFHRVETWLDALEQARGRRVDLVLAVGDVEAFRRADDHRRKAAKRTMPAEFAEYADGVRRVKRPLYFIGGNNEDFEALHDLQGGGELAPGVCYLGRAGLRELLGLRVGYLSGIHAPRFIEQPLKRPTTQDTMKQAGYFRTAEVEQVSALRDVDLLLVHEWPRGIVQRAREENPMPPRPLPSYWIGNPVTRRLVDTVHPRWVLCGHSHKAFAVTLEGPGRPATRIACLDQAARAQESVFWLEYQGREAMRAGWGTSGNVSWESGQRWDLAALPPLGGDGEGAPVGAEY; via the coding sequence ATGCCGGAATCCCTTCTCGTCGCCGCCCTGGGTGACATCCACGGGCGCTTCCACCGCGTGGAGACGTGGCTGGACGCGCTGGAGCAGGCGCGTGGTCGCCGCGTGGACCTGGTGCTGGCGGTGGGGGACGTGGAGGCCTTCCGCCGCGCGGACGACCACCGGCGCAAGGCGGCCAAGCGCACCATGCCGGCGGAGTTCGCGGAGTACGCGGACGGGGTGCGCCGGGTGAAGCGGCCGCTGTACTTCATCGGCGGGAACAACGAGGACTTCGAGGCGCTGCATGACCTGCAGGGCGGCGGCGAGCTGGCCCCGGGCGTCTGCTACCTGGGGCGCGCGGGCCTTCGGGAGCTGCTCGGCTTGCGGGTGGGGTACCTGTCGGGCATCCACGCGCCACGCTTCATCGAGCAGCCGCTGAAGCGGCCCACCACCCAGGACACGATGAAGCAGGCCGGCTACTTCCGCACGGCGGAGGTGGAGCAGGTGTCCGCGCTGCGAGACGTGGACCTGCTGCTGGTCCACGAGTGGCCGCGAGGCATCGTCCAGCGGGCGCGCGAGGAGAACCCGATGCCGCCGAGGCCGCTGCCCTCGTATTGGATTGGCAATCCGGTGACGCGGCGGCTGGTGGACACGGTGCATCCGCGGTGGGTGCTGTGTGGGCACTCGCACAAGGCCTTCGCGGTGACGTTGGAGGGGCCGGGCCGGCCGGCCACGCGCATTGCCTGCCTGGACCAGGCGGCCCGGGCGCAGGAGTCCGTCTTCTGGCTGGAGTACCAGGGGCGCGAGGCGATGCGCGCGGGCTGGGGCACGTCCGGCAACGTGTCGTGGGAGTCCGGTCAGCGGTGGGACCTGGCCGCGCTGCCGCCGCTGGGAGGTGACGGCGAAGGGGCCCCGGTGGGTGCGGAGTACTGA
- a CDS encoding choice-of-anchor D domain-containing protein codes for MSRALWVAWVAAALLVGVGCERPSSQKAKSAFLVRPETIEFGPSALGRTKVFKLKIANGGRASYRVEGAVSTVPNVEVPPFEPFVLNAGGEQEIEVRFTPQVEGVVQGMVEILSDAESEGLVPVNGRGVKAFVEVPETALDFGNVAMGMVEMREVTVRNPSDVESPLVLSIQGTDADQFTAGKGQAPTLAAGEERVVPVAFAPGRLGSAEAALHVVVCEGCEPAVIPLHGLGIASKLEVTPLRLDFGRVALGATAEQSITVRNQGTVALSYSGVQLLDNPGGVFKVVSEPVVAGGVLPAGATVELRVAFTPVALGRVRDGRVEVGVREQGSSAPGPKVSLAGEGGASCVTVLPRKVDFGVVAEGMTATREVQVINRCRENVLVSNLQLDTSQGGYFTLAQAPASVTVPAGETAKVGVTFSPRVGLTAASAGQLAVTVRTSATSATEAVSLSGQGRVFKPCQYDVPQTLSFGKVPVGASVALGVSVRNTGTEACYLASMQLSPGSDEAFSSLDVENRVLEPGQKATLVVSFKPESEGLFSGMAEAWVNHPTLGHPLVQVSGEGVKHCFAVQPTTVDFGITKLSCGPRVREVLAINNCLGQVQLTGLALEQVGNEFSAASLTPFPHTLPRGGRVQVLATYTPQDDGDDTAALRFTLDDGSVFTAGLVGRGVTKAEQTDRFFQESEAKVDVLFVVDNSGSMMEEQQSLGQNFAAFLSAANQAAVDYRIGVTTTGLDPSPGGWSECPGGAQGGENGRLFPVDGSRPRIITPATPNAAGVFASNTRVGVCHWNEQGLDAAHRALSDPLLYQQDDPRTPLANDGNGGFLREDAKLAIIFLSDEEDFSSQPVSFYETYFLALKGNDKTRLSINAIVGPTDLGTCPTSSSSGSRYIQLARATGGAVESICTPNWAASLEKLSNSAFGPNRRFTLTEVPADPERIVVEVDGVKVTDGWEYDADTNSILFERDAAPAPGSMVEVTYPLGCN; via the coding sequence ATGAGCAGGGCGCTGTGGGTGGCGTGGGTGGCGGCGGCGTTGCTGGTGGGTGTTGGCTGTGAGCGGCCGTCGTCGCAGAAGGCGAAGAGCGCCTTCCTGGTTCGCCCGGAGACGATTGAGTTTGGCCCCTCGGCGCTGGGACGCACCAAGGTCTTCAAGCTGAAGATCGCCAACGGGGGGCGCGCCTCGTACCGCGTGGAGGGCGCTGTCTCCACCGTGCCCAACGTGGAGGTTCCCCCCTTCGAGCCCTTCGTCCTGAACGCCGGCGGCGAGCAGGAGATTGAAGTCCGCTTCACGCCGCAGGTGGAGGGCGTGGTGCAGGGCATGGTGGAAATCCTCAGCGACGCCGAGTCGGAAGGGCTGGTGCCCGTCAACGGCCGCGGCGTGAAGGCCTTCGTCGAGGTGCCGGAGACGGCGCTCGACTTCGGCAACGTGGCCATGGGCATGGTGGAGATGCGCGAGGTGACGGTGCGCAATCCCTCCGACGTGGAGAGCCCGCTGGTGCTGTCCATCCAGGGCACGGACGCGGACCAGTTCACCGCCGGGAAGGGCCAGGCCCCGACGCTGGCCGCGGGCGAGGAGCGCGTGGTGCCGGTGGCCTTCGCGCCGGGCCGCCTGGGCTCGGCGGAGGCCGCGCTGCACGTGGTGGTGTGCGAGGGCTGCGAGCCCGCGGTGATTCCGCTGCACGGGCTGGGCATCGCCTCCAAGCTGGAGGTGACGCCGCTGCGCCTGGACTTCGGCCGGGTGGCGCTGGGGGCCACGGCGGAGCAGTCGATTACGGTGCGCAACCAGGGCACGGTGGCGCTGAGCTACTCGGGGGTGCAGCTTCTGGACAACCCGGGCGGCGTCTTCAAGGTGGTGAGCGAGCCGGTGGTGGCCGGTGGGGTGCTGCCGGCGGGCGCGACGGTGGAGCTGCGCGTGGCCTTCACGCCGGTGGCGCTGGGGCGCGTGCGCGACGGCCGGGTGGAGGTTGGCGTGCGTGAGCAGGGCTCGAGCGCGCCGGGCCCCAAGGTGTCGCTGGCGGGAGAGGGCGGCGCCTCGTGTGTCACGGTGCTCCCGCGCAAGGTGGACTTCGGCGTGGTGGCCGAGGGCATGACGGCCACGCGCGAGGTGCAGGTCATCAACCGCTGCCGGGAGAACGTGCTGGTGAGCAACCTGCAGCTCGACACGTCGCAGGGCGGCTACTTCACGCTGGCCCAGGCGCCCGCGAGTGTGACGGTGCCGGCCGGTGAGACGGCGAAGGTCGGTGTGACGTTCAGCCCGCGCGTGGGCCTGACGGCGGCCAGCGCCGGGCAGCTCGCGGTGACGGTGCGCACCAGCGCCACCTCCGCCACGGAGGCGGTGTCGCTGTCGGGCCAGGGCCGCGTCTTCAAGCCCTGCCAGTACGACGTGCCCCAGACGCTCAGCTTCGGGAAGGTGCCGGTGGGCGCGTCGGTGGCGCTGGGCGTGTCGGTGCGCAACACCGGCACGGAGGCGTGCTACCTGGCCTCCATGCAGTTGTCGCCGGGCTCGGACGAGGCCTTCAGCTCGCTGGACGTGGAGAACCGCGTGCTGGAGCCGGGGCAGAAGGCGACGCTGGTGGTGAGCTTCAAGCCGGAGTCGGAGGGCCTCTTCTCCGGCATGGCCGAGGCGTGGGTGAACCACCCGACGCTGGGCCACCCGCTGGTGCAGGTCTCCGGCGAGGGCGTGAAGCACTGCTTCGCGGTGCAGCCCACCACGGTGGACTTCGGCATCACCAAGCTGTCCTGCGGGCCCCGCGTCCGCGAGGTGCTCGCCATCAACAACTGCCTCGGCCAGGTGCAGCTGACCGGCTTGGCGCTGGAGCAGGTGGGCAATGAGTTCAGCGCGGCGTCCCTGACGCCCTTCCCCCACACGCTGCCCAGGGGCGGCCGGGTGCAGGTGCTCGCCACCTACACGCCGCAGGATGATGGCGACGACACGGCGGCGCTGCGCTTCACGCTGGATGACGGGTCCGTCTTCACCGCGGGCCTCGTCGGCCGCGGGGTGACGAAGGCGGAGCAGACGGACCGCTTCTTCCAGGAGTCCGAGGCGAAGGTGGACGTGCTCTTCGTGGTGGATAACTCCGGCTCCATGATGGAGGAGCAGCAGAGCCTGGGGCAGAACTTCGCGGCCTTCCTGAGCGCGGCGAACCAGGCGGCGGTGGACTACCGCATCGGCGTCACCACCACGGGCCTGGACCCGTCTCCGGGCGGCTGGTCCGAGTGCCCGGGCGGCGCGCAGGGCGGTGAGAATGGCCGCCTGTTCCCGGTGGATGGCTCGCGGCCGCGCATCATCACCCCGGCCACGCCCAACGCGGCGGGCGTCTTCGCCAGCAACACCCGGGTGGGCGTGTGCCATTGGAACGAGCAGGGCCTGGACGCGGCGCACCGCGCGCTGTCGGACCCGCTGCTCTACCAGCAGGACGACCCGCGCACCCCGCTGGCCAATGACGGCAACGGCGGCTTCCTGCGCGAGGACGCGAAGCTGGCCATCATCTTCCTGTCGGACGAGGAGGACTTCAGCTCGCAGCCGGTGTCCTTCTACGAGACGTACTTCCTGGCGCTGAAGGGCAATGACAAGACGCGGCTGAGCATCAACGCCATCGTCGGGCCGACGGACCTGGGCACCTGCCCCACCTCCAGCAGCTCCGGCAGCCGCTACATCCAGCTGGCCCGGGCCACGGGTGGCGCGGTGGAGAGCATCTGCACGCCCAACTGGGCCGCGTCCCTGGAGAAGCTCTCCAACAGCGCCTTCGGTCCGAACCGCCGCTTCACGTTGACCGAGGTGCCGGCGGACCCGGAGCGCATCGTCGTCGAGGTGGATGGCGTGAAGGTGACGGACGGCTGGGAGTATGACGCCGACACCAACTCCATCCTCTTCGAGCGCGACGCGGCCCCCGCGCCCGGCTCCATGGTGGAGGTGACGTACCCGCTGGGTTGCAACTAG
- a CDS encoding DMT family transporter produces MNGWVLPERYRGTPLLVFSSFLFAVMALCTRLLAGRLSPGQVASGRFLIGLVFLAIYFPALGRKPRYGRLSLWALRGVFGGAAVYLYFIAIDRMTVGPAVMLNACWPIYAAIIGWLFLGERVTGPLLGGLALTTLGAGLVMWSSMAGGASLSLGLGAWAGMGSAVLGGAAVVVVRALRHDTDSATVFFSFCLFGLLFSLPFAVQDWRPLGWDVVLPLLGVGLTSVAAQMTFTYAFGYVTAVAGGVATQLTPAFSWVMGALLLSEPVSPLAVTGALVCVGGVLWGTGVVGRLLAPASRPTV; encoded by the coding sequence ATGAACGGCTGGGTCCTCCCCGAGCGCTACCGCGGCACCCCCCTGCTCGTCTTCTCGAGCTTCCTCTTCGCGGTGATGGCGCTGTGCACGCGGCTGCTGGCGGGCCGGCTGTCCCCCGGGCAGGTGGCGTCCGGCCGCTTCCTCATCGGGCTGGTGTTCCTGGCCATCTATTTCCCCGCCCTGGGGCGCAAGCCGCGCTACGGGCGCCTGTCCCTGTGGGCGCTGCGCGGCGTCTTCGGCGGCGCGGCCGTCTACCTGTACTTCATCGCCATCGACCGGATGACGGTGGGGCCGGCGGTGATGCTCAACGCGTGCTGGCCCATCTACGCGGCCATCATCGGCTGGCTCTTCCTGGGCGAGCGAGTCACCGGGCCGCTGCTGGGCGGGCTGGCGCTCACCACGCTGGGGGCGGGCCTGGTGATGTGGAGCAGCATGGCGGGCGGCGCGTCGCTGTCGCTGGGCCTGGGGGCGTGGGCGGGCATGGGCTCGGCGGTGCTGGGCGGCGCGGCGGTGGTGGTGGTGCGCGCGCTGCGGCACGACACGGACTCGGCCACCGTCTTCTTCTCCTTCTGTCTCTTCGGCCTCCTGTTCAGCCTGCCCTTCGCGGTGCAGGACTGGCGGCCGCTGGGGTGGGACGTGGTGCTGCCGCTGCTGGGCGTGGGGCTGACGTCCGTCGCGGCGCAGATGACCTTCACGTATGCCTTTGGCTACGTCACCGCGGTGGCGGGCGGCGTGGCCACGCAGCTCACGCCGGCCTTCTCGTGGGTGATGGGCGCGCTGCTGTTGAGCGAGCCCGTGTCGCCGCTCGCCGTCACCGGCGCGCTGGTGTGCGTGGGCGGCGTGTTGTGGGGCACCGGCGTGGTGGGACGGCTGTTGGCACCGGCATCCCGTCCCACGGTCTGA